The DNA segment ATGCCAATAATCTGATTAAGGGAGTCAACACGCTCAAATCCGACAAAGAGGGGTGGTATTCGGGTCTATATGAAAAAAATGGACAGATAAATAAAACACTGACGGCCAATACTAATGGCATCGTATTGGAATCGCTTGCCTATATTCAAAGCGGAGCGCTTCTCAATATTGGCGTTGAAGCTCAACATTAAAGGAGCCTCTATGCGATTAGCACTGCCCGTATGCTTAGCTTTTTTAATGACTGCTTGCGGCAATAGTTATCAAAGTTTTTCCACTGATATTGTTCAACGGCACAACCACTGGAGTACCCCAAAGCCGCGATCTGGTGAACTGACAGAGCAAGAGTTAGAGATGGCAAGGATCGCTTGGAAATATTTTGAAAATAACTATCAAGAGTCGACTGGACTGGTCAATGCCGTAAATAACTACCCCTCTGTCACTTGGTGGGACGCCTCGTCGTACTTAGCTGGCATGGTCAGCGCCCTAGAGTTTGGCATTATTGAGAAAGAGGAGTTCGATCGTCGTTTCATTCGCTTTATTGCAACCTTAAACACCATCGATCTCTTTATGGGGGAGCTACCCAACAAAGCCTACAATACCCAAAATGCAGCAAAAGTTGATTATGCTAACCAACCTGGCGAAATTGGTTACTCCGCACTGGATTTAGGCCGACTGCTTATCTGGCTGCATATTATCAAGCACCGCTTTCCTCAATATGCCAACGCTATTGACTCCGCAGTACTGCGCTGGAACTTTTGCAATGTTGTCGACAAAAACGGCACTATGTTTGGTGCCCTACTAGAACCTGGTAAACCGGTTCAGTACCTACAAGAGGGACGCTTAGGCTACGAAGAGTATGCGGCAAAAGGCTTCGAACTCTGGGGGTTCAACACCAAACAAGCCTTAATGCCTGAGCCCTATGCAACAATAAACATGTATGGTTACGATGTCCCTTATGATACTCGCGACCCACGCAAACTTAAGGCTCACAGCTACGTGGTGACAGAAAGTTACGTACTCGATGGTATTGAACTTGGCTGGGATCTCACCGCCGATAGAAGTTCGCATGATGCTCATTACAGCCACAGCTGGGTTGCCGAATTTGCATTACAGATCTACCGAGTGCAGGAGAAGCGTTATCATGAAACGGGGATCATCACCGCCAGAACCGAACATCAACTCGCCGGCGCTCCCTACTTTGTCTACGACACCATCTATACCGACGGCTTTGCCTGGAACACCATCTCTGAAGTCGGCGATTTCTTGCCTCAATACTCTGCCGTTGCTATTAAAGGGGCGATGGGGATGTGGGTTCTGTGGGATACAGAATATACCGACCTATTATTTGAACACGTGAGCCATGTTTATGACCGTGAGAAAGGCTTTTATGAAGGTGTTTTTGAAAATGGCACTGGACTCATTAACACCTTTACCTCAAACAATAACGGGATCCTATTGGAAATTCTACTCTATAAGAAGCAAGGTAAGTTACTGCAGTATCAGGCAACTACAGCACCGAGTATATGGACAAAAGCTCTACAATCACCATTTGGACATGAAGGAAAGTGCTTACCTCGAGTCACCGACGCAAACTAATTATTAATTCTGACAGAGGTCATATGCTACGACGATGTGCACTGCTGTTATTACTGATGTACCTTCAAGCTTGCGGTCTTGTGTACCAGGGAGTGCAGTCCGGTGTGTCTGAAATTAATCAGTCCCAACTAATCCGTCAGGGACGACATGGTGAACTCACTGAGCAAGAACTCACTTGGGCTAACACGGCATGGCGCTATTTCATCAACAACACGCAGCTCTCATCAGGCTTAGTTAACTCAATTGACAACTACCCCACCATGGATATGGCAGCCTTAGCGGACTACTTAATCGCTCTGCAAGCTGCGATTCAGTTCGAATTGATCTCAACCAGAGAACATGATGAACGCCTGACCATGGTGATCGATTTTTTGCGCAACATGCCACTGACGCGACAAGGCGTACCCAATAAAGTCTATTCTACCAGCACGAAAGAGATGGTGAATTATGCCAATCAAAGCGCCGAACTCGGCTGGTCAGCCATCGATATAGGCCGACTACTGATCGCTCTGGCTATTACTAAACAGAAAAACCCCCAATTTGCAGAATATATCGATAAAGCCGTACTACGCTGGAATTTTTGCAGTCTCGTTTCTGACGATGGACAGCTCTATGGCGGAAATATCAATCAAGGCCAGGTCAATAGCTATAAAGAGGGGCGTCTTGGTATAGAAGAGTACGCCTCTTATGGTTATTTAGATTGGCAGATTATTCCCAGTAAAAGCATCAGTCTTGAACCGTATGAGGTCATTACTATCAATGGTATCGACCTGCTCTTTGATGGTCGAGATCCTCGCTTCTTTGACGTGCTTCGCCCTGTTTTTAGCACCCCATTTCTATGGCTAGGACTCGAGTTCAACTGGGATGACATTAGCGATAGTCACTCCTCTGATGCAAGCCATAGCAATAAAGCCCTCGCTGCCATGGCCGACTCAGTCTACCAAGTTCAACAGAGTCGCTGGGAGTTAGAGCGCATCTATACCGCCAGAGGTGAGCACGTGGTATCGGGTGCCCCTTATTTTGTTTACGATGCTATCTATGCGCTGGGCACGCCTTGGATAACCGTTGCCGAAGACGGCAGTAGCCATGACCATCTCGCCCTCGTGTCGACTCGGGTAGCATTTCAGATGTGGGCGCTTTGGAGAACTGAGTACACCACACAGCTACTCACTCTAGTACAGGAGATGTACCACCCCCAACGAGGCTGGTACGAGGGACGTTATGAATCCTCAAGTGCTTACGAAAAAAGTATCACCATAAAAAC comes from the Shewanella halifaxensis HAW-EB4 genome and includes:
- a CDS encoding DUF3131 domain-containing protein, encoding MLRRCALLLLLMYLQACGLVYQGVQSGVSEINQSQLIRQGRHGELTEQELTWANTAWRYFINNTQLSSGLVNSIDNYPTMDMAALADYLIALQAAIQFELISTREHDERLTMVIDFLRNMPLTRQGVPNKVYSTSTKEMVNYANQSAELGWSAIDIGRLLIALAITKQKNPQFAEYIDKAVLRWNFCSLVSDDGQLYGGNINQGQVNSYKEGRLGIEEYASYGYLDWQIIPSKSISLEPYEVITINGIDLLFDGRDPRFFDVLRPVFSTPFLWLGLEFNWDDISDSHSSDASHSNKALAAMADSVYQVQQSRWELERIYTARGEHVVSGAPYFVYDAIYALGTPWITVAEDGSSHDHLALVSTRVAFQMWALWRTEYTTQLLTLVQEMYHPQRGWYEGRYESSSAYEKSITIKTNAGILEALLYKQNGKLYQANTQKDYRDVRLNSRFEHPGKCLVETFR
- a CDS encoding DUF3131 domain-containing protein; the encoded protein is MRLALPVCLAFLMTACGNSYQSFSTDIVQRHNHWSTPKPRSGELTEQELEMARIAWKYFENNYQESTGLVNAVNNYPSVTWWDASSYLAGMVSALEFGIIEKEEFDRRFIRFIATLNTIDLFMGELPNKAYNTQNAAKVDYANQPGEIGYSALDLGRLLIWLHIIKHRFPQYANAIDSAVLRWNFCNVVDKNGTMFGALLEPGKPVQYLQEGRLGYEEYAAKGFELWGFNTKQALMPEPYATINMYGYDVPYDTRDPRKLKAHSYVVTESYVLDGIELGWDLTADRSSHDAHYSHSWVAEFALQIYRVQEKRYHETGIITARTEHQLAGAPYFVYDTIYTDGFAWNTISEVGDFLPQYSAVAIKGAMGMWVLWDTEYTDLLFEHVSHVYDREKGFYEGVFENGTGLINTFTSNNNGILLEILLYKKQGKLLQYQATTAPSIWTKALQSPFGHEGKCLPRVTDAN